AACAAGACAGTTTGATACCCTGAGTGTTTGGAGCTGGACAGCCAAAGGAAAGCCAGTCTGGGCACCAGCAGGGCTTGCAAGCCCAGACATTACAACAAAGGGCTGCTGCACAGAGCCAAGAAGTGATGTTCCCTGCAGGAACAGGTCCCAGCCACTTCCACTGCCAGGCACGGCACGACACAAGTGAGCATCAGTGACACCTAATCAAGGTGCGAGATCAAGCCAGTAAATTAACAAGCAAGGCAAGTTTTCAAGTGTTTAAGCATCCTGACACCACATCCACGTTGATCTTGCTGTCTGGAGGGCTTCAACACTTACTTTCTGAGGATGATGACAGCTCTCCTCTCCTTGATGTCCTGTGGTCGAATGCAGTGTGTGATTTCGTCGGCCGCATACCCACtgacaacagaaacaaaaagccACCATCAGGGAGATGCCAGGCACGAGCAGAAAGTGGTTTCCAGCCTCAACAACTCAGTTTGGCCAGTACTTCCTAACTTGCACCAGGAATTTCTCCCCCAAACACCACCCCCCAGGCACACAGGACTTGCAGGAAAGAACAAACATTGGGAAAGAATGGGGACAGTcagggtgttttggggggtttcatAACTCAGTTTTTCAGAGGAAACTGccacctgctccagcactgTGAATAAAACATGTACAAATGTAAAACTGTAGATTCAGACAATTAATTTATGAAGAAATTAGAAAGCAACAGGGGGGCAAATGAGCACATTCCTCCAAAGCATCATCTCAAACATGCCTATGAGAAAAGCCATCTCTCACAGCTCAGGTGTGCACCACACCCAGACCCAAACACGTAACACATCAAGGAGGTGTTTTAGTCACAGAGGGGTGCAGTCATGCAGAGCTGAGCCTCTCACCCCCTTTTCCTGCTCATCATCCTCCCCATCAGATGGCACATCCTCAGCCACCACAAGAACAGCACCAGCCCTAACCCAGCACTCGTGGGGTAACCTACAAATTCAGACCTGCAAACCAAGCTGCACTCCTCTGTAACAGGGtgaagcagctccctgggctgaggAAAAGCCAGGCTCAAGCAGTGGCTGTTGTCAGCAGCAGTATTTCACTGTGTGAAATAATTCCAGATACTCCACATTTTCAGCAGGCTGGAGAAAAGCCACGGCCAAGGACAGCCCCAGCTTCCCACCACACACTGGAGCATTTCCTGATGGCTGCTTTGTCTCCAGGTGAAATCAGAGCAGGTGAAATCCCGGTGTGTCCATGGAGAGCAGCCACCAGACCTGCTGTGACACACAAACCGTGCTGGGAGCACATCCCATCACGGCAAGGGTGtgagcagcacatcccagcgctggggctgccctCTGCCTGCCGTTTGGAGAGTGTCAGCTCACCGAGAGCCCTCTGCAATCCAGCACGGGCTAAAGAGAGGCTGAACACCTCCAGAGCTTCCTGAAACACCCAGCAAGGGCAGCAACACCTTGGGTGAAGCTGCTCAAGCCTGCACGCCCAGCCTGAAGCAGAAATCagcagccccagtgtccccacaaGGCTTTTCCAGGCCAGGGTCAGGGGCTGGCAGGTTATTCAGGACACCCTGAGCAGGGAACAGAGCTCACACACACAAGTCTTCTCTGGGGACAGGACCGGGTTTTCTTGATCTGGTTAGATAAGCCACCCACTCACCCAGAAACGCCTCCTCACACACAGATTTACTGCTCTGCAAGGACAGCTACAAGACCAAGGCCTGACCAGCCGAAGCAGGGGTGGTGTCCATCCCCACCGTGCTCCAGGCATTGCAGAACACAACAAGGGGCTTGTAATGATCCTCTATTATGTTCCTGGAATCTCTGTGTCAAGCTCCAGTGAATTCATGAATATCACCCACGTTAGCATTCAACACAGCATCCTCAGCATCACCCTGAACACCAGGGAAAGGTCTCCTTCCAGACCCACAAGGTGTCAGCCTGGACACTCCTTTTCACTCCTTGCCAGGCAAGAACACCCTCTCACCCTTTCCAGATCACTTCCAGAGTGGCACCAGCAAGTCTGTGGTCCCAGATCAAACAACAGCCCCACCACACTGGTCTGAGACCATAAGGGGGAAACACCAGTCTGCCCCAGTGCCAAACTGGTGTGGAAAACTCTGCACTATACCATATGTAGTGATGGAGTGCCTCTGCACAGGCAGGGAAATGAAAGGATTATTTGGTTGTGCCACACTTGTGCTGCCTCGTGCCAGCATGAACTTCTCAcccactgcccagccctgcacgcCCTGAGGATGGGTGAAGGGGCAGACCCTGAAGAAAAACACCCATAATGATATCAAGGGTCTACACACACATTTCTTGCCCAGAGAAGAAACTCAAAACAatctggaaaggaaaatcatAAATTCCTGCCCACAAGAACACCTGAGTGTGACATCTCCATCCCAGAGCGTTTTCCAGAAGAACAGGGGAAGTGCTGATGTTTTCCACACACTACCCCAAAACAAGCCCCCAATTCCACACTAACCTATCAAACCTTACACCCCCAACTCTCTCCTGAGTCTTTTTACACCTGGAAGAGCCTCTGCTGAGCCAGAACTGATTCACACAGAGATAAAAGTGGATATTTCTGCGCAAACATCACCAGAAAGGAAGCCTTGAAGTTCTACAGACTCTAACAAGAAAAGCTTGAACAAATCTCTGCCTCATCACCACTGGCACACGTAGAACTTcctctgcagcagagcctgctctgAGGGATCAGGCTATTTTGGAGCAGACAGCTGCACAGAGATCCctccagctgggaaggaaggaaggagcttCATCCTCCAGCAACTCCAACCTGCTCTGATTGCGCTTCCATCAGGCACGCCTGGAGACAACAGGAGGGACACACATCCCAGCACTCCCCTGCCATTACAAACTGCCAGGGGATGACCCAgagcactctccagctgagggAAGCCTGTAAGGCACAAGCTCTGGGAACTTGGGAAATGTTACCTGTGCCTTTCgttcctccagctgcagctgcactcTTCCCAATGCTCACACAACATACCTGGCATTTCAGTGCTGAGATTTGCCTCCTgtgacagcagctgcagggcagggatccACCTGGAACCCCCAGCTCAGGTGGCTCCACACACCCCctgttcctttcccttttcccaagcATTCTCAAAGCACAGATGAAAAGGCAAATTCCTCCATCTCCCTACCACCGCTTCTATCGATTGATGCTCACCAAATTGTtgttaaaacaagaaaaacccaCAAGCTGATGGGTCACAGGACTGGGATCCAGCAGCACACCCTGAGCTGATGCTTCCTGCTGGCCTGACTGCCACTGGGAcaaacctgcaggagctcctgctccccagggctgtgggaaaAGAAGGGACTGGAGAAGGTCATGTTCTAGATCACAAAAGCTACAAGAGCAAATCTTCCCTGCAGATGTgaaaagagaggagaaagggCTCATTACAGGTCGTGGGGTGGCTCAGCCTTTGCCTTCTGGCAgaggggcacagcccagccacgTGAATCCTGTTCCACCTCACCTGTCATTGGAGGGCTGAACGCTTTCCAAGCAGTCTGAGGCAGGTTCAGTGTTGGCAAACACCACATCCTGCTTCAGGGCAGGCAAACAAAATCAAGGGAGGGAAACGGGGAAAGCGCCTCTGCAAAATCCCTTCTGGCTCAGCAGCTGTGAAATTAGGAGCAGGAAGGGGAGAGGGGCAATCTGGGGCCAGTGTGAGAGTGCTGTGGGGTCAAAGGGGATTCCAGGAACATGACAGCTTACTTTAGATCCTCAGGACTTCCACAAGGCTTCCCTGGAAAGGCTGCAGCCACTGACCCAGCAGGATCTGAATCCCAGACATTACAGGCATGCCACCTCTATCTGTGCCCGTTGCCCATCTCCAGGGTAACTGCCTCCAGGAGCTGTTTACCCAGAGGACAAAATGCCAAGTTTGGGGAGTTGACTCAGTCACGACCAAGGGCTGGATTTGGTGCCACACCCCTGAGCATGCTCTGcacctctcctgctcctgctgactGCTGGGGggagatgggagagcaggggatCTGCTGTGAGGCCAGGAATTGATGCCAGACAGGATCCTGTCAACACACAACAGTCACTCTGGCAGAATCTCCCATAAGTGAGTGTAAAGTACCTGCTAACTGCTGTACCAAATTTGAAATAATCCCTGTTTTAAAGTCTATTACTTGCTGGAAGGAGGAACATCTGACTGTGATCAAACTGCAGTGGGTGGGTCAGAAAGCAGCCCTTGGATTTGGAGGGAAAAGATATCAAGATATCTTCATGTTGTTTGTAGGATTCCTTTAGCTACATTAACAAACTGATTACAGCACCTGAGTGACACTGCCAACAACCCAAACACCCCTGGGAGACACATCACTCCAATTCCATGAGCCCTGAGCCAGCAGCCTCTTCCAAGCAGTTTTGAGAAGGAAGAGCAAGGGTCTGGAATAAGAAAACATCATTCTCTGGTCCTGGAGCAGAGAAAGCATCTCTCTTTCCTCCCACCATCCTCCactgcagatcctcctccagaGTTTTTCAAGAGGCTTTGACTGCAAGACTTGAGGCTGACCCTGCATTAGCAGCTCTGCCAGAATGCTTCCAAGCAGGATAAAACTCTCACTGTCCTTAAAAAACAGAAGGCCTCTGGCTGTAAAAGCAAGGACAACTATTTATCCAGGCCTGACGAGGAAAGACAGCAGAGGGGTTTgcaccaggagcaggaaaattggGGCAGAAAGTTTCCCTCCTGGTATCTCAGAGCAgtcagggagcagagcagctgcctcacACCCAGCAGTCCATCCCTGGGGATGGAGCTCGCTCTGCAGTAAAAAGATACAGAGCAGGATGGGTCCCCTTGGGTCCCATTTCACAAAATCACCCCGACCTCTGCCCCCCGAGCCCTGACAAACCACCAGGGAATGAGAAAATGTCCTCAGCGCCATTCCCGCCGCCCTCTGCAGCCTCCCTCATCCCTGGCTAATCCACACAAGTTACCTAACACCGGGGTACAGCAAGGATTAGTTAATGTTTGTGCAGCTTTTCCGAGATAAAAGCGACGCGAGATCTCGGCATTTATTATTGATGCACCAGTCAAGGAGGCCGTGTGTTTGTGGGGggaaaaattccttcccgaaccctgCAGCGATCAATTTACAAGCCAAAGCAAGGGATTGAATTACGGCCTGGGAGCCCGGAAAACCGGCCTGGACCTTCACCAGCCCAAAAAAGCCACCCCCCAAAGGAGGATACAgctggtggcactgctggcacagccctggcgatccctgctgctggcagggagcacTCTGACCTTCAGGGACACAAGGGACTGGCAGCACCAATGCCAGGCTTCCAGCTGCCCTCCCCAGGAGCTGGAGACAGCAGGATCCcggtgctccagccctgtcccctcacctgcctgtcccctcacctgtgtGGGCAGCAGTGGCATTAGCAAGCAGGCGTTCCCCGGTGCCAACCCCAGCCTCACTGCCGGCCAACTGCGTGACCTTGGGCAGGTCATTCCACCTTGCAGGGCTCTTCCTCAGCGCACACCAAGTCCCTTCCTGTGCCCGTGACCCGCTGCACTTCCAAGTGACAATCACGCGGGGCTCTGCACTCTGCTCTCCCCATCGTCACAGCGCAGGGGAGGGCTCAGCACTCCCAGTTTACAGACTGGGAAGGACGGGGCCATTCACACCTCCTCTCCACGGTTAAGGTCAGGTCAGAGAAGCACCGGCCGAGCTAAGAATAGACCCAGGAGCCCTGTCCCTACAGCTGCTCCGCTCTGACCACTCTTGGGCAAAGGATCCATTTTGTGTCTCATCGTGTTACTTTAACCATTCACAGGAACTCAGtggccagctcagctctgctcccaacAGCATTCGCCTCAAGCTCCATGGAGAGGGCACCCACCCAAATCCTCACCCACAACAACGGCAGGACCACCCCCCTAAAATCGCTGTTTCACCCCTTCCAGCACAGCGAGCCCCCGAGCACCGACcggaggaggagatggagccCGAGGCGCCGTCGGGGCGCGCATCCGTGCGCCTCGTGATCCGCGTTACACAACCGGGGCCTCGGCAACGCGGGCGAGTTACCTGAGCACCGTGACGCTCCCCCTCTTGACGGGCAGGAACAGAACGGGCTCCGACACCCGGATGGGCTTGAACTGGAATTTACACCCGAAGCAGAGCGCCGAGTCGCTGAAGAAGGACACGGAGACGATGGGCCTCTCAAAGATATGGATGGGGTCCACGTGGGAGACAATGCAGCCCCCCGGCTGGTAGTCGTTGATGACGGCACTGTTCACAAAGCCCTCGGGGATCACCCGGTGCTCCACCAGCTTCCTGATCACCAGGTCGTGCACCCACTCGGGGATGGCGTCCACCTCCCCCCGCGGGTACAGGCGCTCCTGGCCGGGGCCCCGCCGCTGTAGCTGAGACCCGTACGTGTAACCTTCCCCGAAAAAATACTTGTTCCGCAGCGGCGCCCGGTCCACCGTGTGCTCCTTGTAGAGCCCCTTCTCCGCCCGGGACACCACGTCCTCGATGCGCGCCTCGATCTTGGCGCACTCCTCGGCGCTGAAGAGGCGAAGCTGGCGGATGCCGCTCTTCACTTTCcgagcttcctcctcctccttctgctcctcGTAGTCGCTGGGCTCGGAGCCGGAGTCCTCCTGGTGCCGCCGCTTGCGCTCGTACGGCGGTTCGGGGGGCTCCCGCGGgaggccgccgccgccgccgcctttGTGGCCGTCCCGGTAGGGCATCATGGACTTGAGCTTCTCCCGCAGGTCCGTGTAGCCGCTGCCGGCCATGGCGCGTCCGCAGCCCCCGCCTCTATCGATCCCGGCGctgcaggcggcggcgggcggcggcgggggacgcgcagctgctgctcatggcACCCGCCGCCCTGCCGGGAGAGAGAGCCCCGCAGGACGGGGAGGTGAGCACGGGATCCCGGTACCGCGCCAGACCCTCTCCCGGCCCCCCTTCTCGGGAGATGGGACCCTGCTCCCGGCGCACGGAGCTCCtgccctctccctccctccggGGGCAGGGGCGGCCCGGCGGACGCCACACTCACGGCTTGGCCCGGGGCGGGCGCGGACGAcgctgccggtgccggtgctCACGCGGCGGCAGGGCCTGGCACATTCCCAGCGGCGGCCCCGGACTCCCTGCCCGTTCCCACCGCCGCGGCTCTGCCCATGGCGGGGGACAACCGGAGGAGGCGTGGGGGGGGTCCCGTGCCGTGCCGGGGgacggcggcgggcgggggtcTGGCGCGGCCCTTCCCGCTACGTCACCAGGAGCCGGCCCGACATCCCGGATCgccgcggggccgccccgccccgccgcgcacGCGCCGCcaccgcccccggccccgcccctcccgcgCACGCACGGACAGAGCGCGCGActtggccccgcccccggcgCGCGCCCACCGGCGCCGTTAACCGGCAGCGGCGGCTCCGCCCAGCGCGACGCTGATTGGCCGGGAGGCTGCCGCGAGCGCCGCGGGCCGGCGGCTGATTGGGCGGCTGGAGCGCGCGCGCGCGCAGCGGCGGTGGGGAGGGTGGGGCGTGGAGGTGGCGGCGGGCGCGCGGCACAGGCGCCCTCTGGCGGACGCGGCGAGCGCGACAAGCGGGCGGGAGTGACTGAAGGAGGGGGGcacggggaaactgaggcacgggcgAGATGGAGGGGAAATTTAGGCACCGGCATGGGGAAACGGACACGAGACCGgtgggggaaactgaggcacgggaaTAGGAAACACATGGTGATCGGTGGGGAATCAGACACGGGGGGCAGCATCCCCCCTGCGGCAGCGAGCGCAACACAAAACTACGGACACCGAGTCATGCCGGGCTGCCGGGTGTGTATAAAACCGCAGAACAACAGCGGGGTGGTGACAGGGGGACAGCGGCCGCTGGCCAAGCTGGGGACAGCCCATGGTCACGGCacccgctgtccccgctgccGGGGATCCGGGGTGCCGGGGGTCCGGGCCGTGGCGGGCTCAGAGCAGGGTGATCTCGCTGGGCGGCAGCGTCAGCCTCTTCTCCCGGGCACCCAGCAGCCGCTCCATGTGCGCGGCCACCACGCggcacagctccaggccctgcagagggacacGCCGAtgggcagtggctgtgccaccGCTGTgagagccccagcagggcctccccgatgtccccaggtgtccccgacctgctccagctgcagctgggtgATGCCCTGGGCCAGGAGGTCTCCCAGAGTGATCTCCACGTAGGGAGAGCTGGATCCGGCTGTCGGGCGCTGTGTCCGTGTGGACTGGATCTCATTCAGCGAGAACTTGGCCATGAGttcctgggaggggacaggggggtgGCCTGTGTGCCCAGGAACCCCTCTAAGGGGACGAGGGAGCCcagcttggacagggcttggagcaaactggcctagtggaaggtgtccctgcccctggccagggggtggaactggatgggctttaaggtttGTTCCAaccccagccattccctgggtcccACACGGCCCCACACCTACGTGGGTCTCCTTGCTGAGGAAGTTGAGGCCGTTCTGGTTGACAGCCAGGATACAGGGCGAAACAATGGCGTtgttgctgcagctctggatgtAGAAGAAGGACGAGCCAAACATGGGGTAGGcactcagcagccctgcagggcagaggaCGGGGGGTCTCAGTGCCCACTGCCACCCCCATCTGCCCAGTCCCCAGGGTGGCCTTGCACCCAGGAGCAgccaagggaaaaaatgggtgtccctgtcctatCCTGCCCTCCATGTGCAGCACCCCAGGCTCTGTGCAGACAACcagcatcccatccccatcatcATCACCCTCCAGGCAGCATTACATCCTCATTAGCACTATGTCCTCATTAGCATCACATCCTCTCCCTGTGGCTGTCCCCTCACCCaggaactgtgccctggcctggtGGGCGCTGAGTGCCTGGGCTTGCTGCACGTGCTGGGTCACCATctgcagccaggactgcggcTTCAGCAGGCGGAAGAGCTGCGGGGGGACGTAGTCCTGCATCTCcctcctgtgtggggagcccgAGGTCAGGCCCAGCACCACCCAGTGGGTCCCCAGTCCCACAGGACACGTTTCCCCCTCAGATGCCCTGTGCCCTGCCGTACGCCGTGGGGAGGAGGTGGCGGTCCTTGGCTCGGTGCTGGAGGGCGGCCAGCTTGGCCACGTGCGGGAAGTGCTGCTCTCCCGGCCTTGCTGGCGGCAGGACGGTGAACAGCCCCTTGAGGTAGTCAGGCAGCACCTGGGAGGGGGACAGAGCACAGGGACACGGCTTGGGGACAGGGCACGCTCTGAGGGCGGCAGGGAGGTGGCCCTGGGGGAGGCTGGTGGGGTGGCCAGACCTGGTTGTAGTGGACGGTGACGTAGAGCTCGTTGTCGAACTTGAGGGGCTGGCCCCAGACCACGCGGCGGCACCAGAAGCTGTAGCTGCTGTCCCGGAGCTCGGTCTCTGCAGCCACGTCCAGGACGTATTCCCGGCGGGTCAGGGGCCGCAcgctctgccctgtgccacccAGGAGTCTGAGAGTGCCACCACACCACCCACATGGCCGTCCCATCCCCGTCTGTCCCACCCCTGCCGGCTCCTCACCTCTGTCGGTCACCACAAAGAGGATGTATTCCTCCAGAGCCTCTGGGTTCTGCAGCCCCatctcacagcacagctcctcgATCACATCCAgagccacctgggcacagggacaggtggcTGGGACACTGCCACGTCCCACTGTGGTGCTCTGGGCCACCAACTTGTCCTGCACTGAGGCTCATCCCAGTGATGAGCTGCTTTTCCCAAAGGATGAAgtcccacagcagggacagccaaaGTGTGTAGCACCCCCACACCCACCCCCTCTGCGTGCCCACAGCTGAGGTGTCACCATAATATTCACCATAACCATAATTTTGGGGTGCACTGAgcctcctgtcccctctggcTCACCGAGCACGTCTTGATCTTGAGGTGCCTCTCGATGCCACCgggcaggaggaagagctggCGCTTGGCGCTGCGTCCAGCCTGCACGGGAGGACACGTTGGGGTGCAGCAAGAAcctccaggacaccccaaatcctgcagctaCCCCTAAGGAACCATCCCATTGAGATCATCCTGTCTCTTGCCCATCCTGTCCACCTGAACCATCATGCCCCCAACTCCATGTCCACAGAGCTCCATCCCCACTGGGGACCCCTGAAGGCTCAGGGTACCCCCAAAGTGGTGAAGAGCAGACCCTAAAAAGGGCTGTGCGGTCTTGGGAAGATCCCCAAAAAGGATCAGCTCCATTCCAGGGTGGTGTCTGAGGGAGATCCCAAGCCCACAGGGAGGACCTGACCCCTTGTGGGTACCCAGAATTTCTGGGGGGGATCTCAAGCTGACACCAGCCCTGTTCCACCCCACGAGCCCCCGGCCTCACCACCATGGCCTTGAGCTCCATGCTGCTGGGGAAGAGGCTGCGGCCACCAAACTGCAGGGTTTTCCTCAGGTTCTGCTCGCAGGCTTTGGCGAtgcctggcaggagcagggaccGGGATGAAAgatggggctgagctgctctgttagagctcctcctgagctctgtgacacctggggTGTCCTTTCCCAGCACCCTGGGGTGTGCACGGCCCCTACCATGGAAAGGCAGCTCCGGGTGCCTGCTGGCATCCTGCAGGAAGGCCAGGAGGAAGGGCCGGAGCACCTCGGAGCACTTGTGGTAGGCAGCGAGGATGTAGAGcagcctccagcccctctggcagctgtccctgtgggcacagccagggctgatCCCCCAAGCAGGGCGAGGGTGCCCACGGTGGCACAGGGATGaggtccccaggtgtcccccaggctggagcagctggcctGGCCAGGGTACAggtgtcccagtgccagcctctgctgTCCCACGTGGGTGGAGGGACTCACGGCTTGGAGCTGGTGTTGTTGGTGATCTGCTTGATGATCTGGCAGTACACCTCATCCCGCAGGACCTCGTGCGCTgcacacagctggggacaggcacagctgccacctcTCTGTCCACCCTGCCCAGGCCACCCCCAGGACTGAGCTCCCCAGGGGTGGATTTACCTTGAGCATGGTGCAGACGATGTCCAGCTCTGTCTGCCCCCGCAGGGGATGGTCACCCATGAACTTCATCACAGCTGGGGACAACAAAgccacagggtgacacagggcagCACGTCCCTTCCCCAGGGACACACATCCTGGGCACATGGAGCACTGGGAACACAACTAAACTCCCATAGGACACTCCCTCTGCCCATCCCAGTCCAGCCCCACCCTCCTccaaggacagggctggggatggccgagggacaggggacaggacaCTCGTGCCCCTGCCTACCTTGGAAAGCCTCAGCAGCCAGTTTGTTGAGGCCACCATCCACAAATTCAATGAGTGACTCCTGAATGGGGATCTGGAGCAGGGGGAGAGGGCCAGCTCTGGACCCTGCTGGGACCTCAAAGGGTGACAGCAGGACAAGGCCAGGTGACAGCAGGACAAGGCCACCCCAGAACTCCACCTCCCCATACCTTGGTG
This Zonotrichia albicollis isolate bZonAlb1 chromosome 16, bZonAlb1.hap1, whole genome shotgun sequence DNA region includes the following protein-coding sequences:
- the ALKBH5 gene encoding RNA demethylase ALKBH5, which encodes MAGSGYTDLREKLKSMMPYRDGHKGGGGGGLPREPPEPPYERKRRHQEDSGSEPSDYEEQKEEEEARKVKSGIRQLRLFSAEECAKIEARIEDVVSRAEKGLYKEHTVDRAPLRNKYFFGEGYTYGSQLQRRGPGQERLYPRGEVDAIPEWVHDLVIRKLVEHRVIPEGFVNSAVINDYQPGGCIVSHVDPIHIFERPIVSVSFFSDSALCFGCKFQFKPIRVSEPVLFLPVKRGSVTVLSGYAADEITHCIRPQDIKERRAVIILRKTRLDAPRLETKSLSSSVLPPGYNSDRLSGSNRDQILKPKRSHRKADPDAAHRPRILEMDKEENRRSVLLPKHRRRSNFSSENYWRRSYEYTEDCEDEEEDGSPARKVKMRRH